A window of Alicyclobacillus vulcanalis contains these coding sequences:
- the ylbJ gene encoding sporulation integral membrane protein YlbJ has protein sequence MQRERRGHQSTVLLAIMAVVFTLALVIYPKVGYEAGMQGLKVCWEIIIPSLLPFFIVSELLLGLGVVRGFGVLLEPLMQPLFSVPGVGAFALSMGLAAGYPMDAVITARFRQTKQCTRIEGERLLAFTNTADPLFMFGAVAVGMFKSPALGALFALAHYISSFLVGVAFKFWGRRDPDHLREVQEREVTRPKGNLFVRAYREMLAAREEDGRPFGKLLGNAVSESVQTILMISGFIVFFAVVIEILEVSGIMAVIGWPLAEMYRLLGIHTGLVQPTLAGVLELDIGSAQTAVVPAPLIQKLALVSGIIAWSGLSVHAQVASVLTHTDIRMRPYFLARFLHAALAAALTVILYGLGVGRSAQGAMASLAHHLPMMTDTSTSGFWHTFVHAMSGSLELWLGICAALFMFSVGMLLLRRIRVVAFFVRSQG, from the coding sequence TTGCAGAGAGAGAGACGCGGGCACCAGAGCACCGTTCTCTTGGCCATCATGGCCGTCGTCTTTACCCTGGCGCTCGTGATCTACCCTAAGGTCGGCTACGAGGCTGGTATGCAGGGCCTCAAGGTGTGCTGGGAAATCATCATCCCGTCGCTCTTGCCGTTTTTCATTGTGTCGGAACTGCTGCTCGGTCTTGGCGTCGTCCGCGGCTTCGGCGTCCTCTTGGAACCGCTGATGCAGCCGCTGTTCAGCGTGCCTGGCGTTGGCGCCTTCGCCCTGTCCATGGGGCTCGCCGCGGGCTATCCCATGGACGCCGTGATCACGGCCCGCTTCCGGCAGACCAAGCAGTGCACGCGCATTGAGGGAGAGCGGCTCTTGGCGTTTACCAACACCGCCGATCCGCTGTTCATGTTCGGCGCCGTCGCCGTCGGCATGTTCAAGTCGCCTGCGCTCGGAGCGCTGTTCGCCCTTGCGCACTACATCTCCTCGTTCCTCGTGGGCGTCGCGTTCAAGTTTTGGGGCCGGCGCGATCCCGACCACCTGCGCGAGGTCCAAGAGCGTGAAGTGACGCGCCCGAAGGGCAACTTGTTCGTGCGCGCCTATCGCGAAATGCTGGCTGCGCGCGAGGAGGACGGGCGTCCTTTCGGAAAATTGCTCGGCAATGCGGTGAGCGAATCCGTCCAGACGATTCTCATGATCTCCGGTTTCATCGTGTTCTTTGCCGTCGTGATCGAAATTCTCGAGGTGAGCGGCATCATGGCGGTGATCGGCTGGCCGCTGGCGGAGATGTACCGACTGCTCGGCATCCACACAGGGCTCGTGCAACCGACGCTCGCCGGCGTGCTCGAACTCGACATCGGCAGCGCCCAAACGGCTGTCGTTCCCGCCCCCCTGATTCAAAAGCTGGCGCTCGTCAGCGGCATTATCGCGTGGAGCGGGCTGAGTGTTCACGCCCAGGTGGCGAGCGTCTTGACGCACACCGACATTCGCATGCGGCCGTACTTCTTGGCGCGGTTTTTGCACGCAGCGCTCGCCGCGGCCCTCACGGTCATCCTGTACGGGCTCGGCGTTGGGCGTTCCGCGCAAGGCGCCATGGCGTCCTTGGCGCATCACCTGCCGATGATGACCGACACATCGACCTCTGGATTCTGGCACACGTTTGTCCACGCCATGTCGGGCAGCCTCGAACTGTGGCTCGGCATCTGCGCCGCACTTTTCATGTTCTCGGTCGGCATGCTGCTTTTGCGCCGAATCCGCGTCGTCGCCTTCTTCGTCCGTTCGCAAGGTTGA
- a CDS encoding tRNA cytidylyltransferase — MEVLERAGYSAYLVGGAVRDLLLGRAPADLDIATNAKPEIVKSLFDRTVDTGIRHGTVSVRVRDQWMEVTTFRAEGPYADGRRPDYVEFVDDVVADLARRDFTINAMALDRSGRLVDPFGGRQDLARRLLRAVGDPVERFREDGLRLVRAVRFVVQLSLACDPATERALVEQVDAIRPIALERIGRELERLACAPWHEHLDWLASLPLWRQRGEPLAWLEQGFAWLAARRPFSLAPPPGWPSVALWFVGLDEDAPLCGKRFAESLAYGKDVAHSVERAVRLVRAWLGGADATSPLMLYEAGYDAAVMAARMIAFLTCGDLFERARWKRAICNQPLWDRADLALPARDLMDMGARGKEIGEYQQALVKAVLSGKMKNRREDLRRLVMAWRKEDDGHGLGGQPGARSAD; from the coding sequence ATGGAAGTGCTCGAACGCGCCGGGTACTCGGCCTACCTCGTCGGGGGGGCCGTGCGCGATTTGCTGCTCGGCCGCGCGCCTGCGGACCTGGACATCGCGACCAACGCCAAGCCGGAGATCGTGAAATCGTTGTTTGATCGCACCGTCGACACCGGCATTCGACACGGCACGGTTTCGGTGCGCGTCCGGGACCAGTGGATGGAAGTGACCACCTTTCGCGCGGAAGGTCCGTATGCAGACGGCCGGCGTCCTGATTACGTCGAGTTTGTCGATGACGTGGTGGCCGACTTGGCTCGCCGTGACTTCACCATCAACGCGATGGCACTCGATCGATCGGGACGGCTCGTCGATCCGTTCGGCGGCCGACAAGATCTGGCGCGTCGCTTGCTTCGTGCGGTGGGCGATCCCGTCGAACGGTTTCGAGAGGACGGGTTGCGCCTTGTGCGCGCGGTTCGCTTTGTCGTTCAGTTGTCTCTCGCGTGTGATCCGGCGACCGAGCGGGCCCTCGTGGAACAGGTGGATGCCATCCGCCCGATTGCCCTGGAGCGCATTGGGCGGGAGCTCGAGCGGCTCGCATGCGCACCTTGGCACGAGCACCTCGACTGGCTCGCATCGCTGCCCCTGTGGCGGCAAAGGGGAGAGCCGCTGGCCTGGCTGGAGCAAGGCTTTGCATGGCTTGCGGCTCGACGCCCCTTCTCGCTAGCGCCCCCGCCGGGCTGGCCCAGCGTAGCGCTGTGGTTTGTGGGGCTCGACGAAGATGCACCTCTTTGCGGCAAACGTTTTGCGGAATCCCTCGCGTATGGCAAGGATGTCGCCCACAGCGTCGAGCGGGCGGTGCGCTTGGTGCGGGCTTGGTTGGGTGGAGCCGACGCGACGTCGCCCCTCATGCTGTACGAGGCCGGTTACGATGCTGCGGTGATGGCGGCCCGCATGATCGCGTTTTTGACCTGCGGCGACCTCTTCGAACGGGCCCGCTGGAAGCGCGCCATCTGCAACCAGCCGCTGTGGGACCGAGCGGATCTCGCTCTCCCGGCGAGAGACCTGATGGATATGGGGGCTCGAGGAAAGGAAATCGGCGAATACCAGCAGGCGCTGGTCAAGGCGGTGCTCAGCGGCAAGATGAAGAACCGCCGCGAAGATCTGCGCCGGCTAGTCATGGCGTGGCGAAAGGAGGATGACGGTCATGGCCTTGGAGGACAGCCGGGTGCGAGATCGGCTGATTGA
- a CDS encoding YitT family protein translates to MRRFERGIQWGAIAVGALIYALGLNGFLVANHLAEGGFVGISLLLLYKLHVPIGVSFLILNIPLLIVAWRQFGHEFVLKTALGVAGVSAFSEITQPVRIPLHDPLLAALYAGVITGIGLGLIFRAGGTTGGSDIIARLLRHHRGIGMGKTLFAIDFVVILSVMMLIGKEVAMYSLVALFVASRVIDFVIEGASSGRAMMIVSDHHLDIIEAIHRELDRGTTLLQARGGYTGTKREVIYCVVSRDEVSRVQRIIEHLDPHAFVTVNPVHEVLGEGFTFDGEASSSDRRRKKWL, encoded by the coding sequence ATGCGAAGATTTGAACGAGGTATTCAGTGGGGCGCCATCGCAGTCGGCGCCCTGATCTACGCCTTAGGCCTGAATGGGTTTCTTGTGGCCAACCACCTGGCTGAGGGCGGGTTTGTCGGCATTTCACTGCTCCTCTTGTACAAGCTGCACGTCCCGATCGGCGTGTCGTTTTTGATCTTGAACATCCCGCTGTTGATCGTGGCCTGGAGACAGTTCGGCCACGAGTTCGTGCTGAAGACCGCTTTGGGCGTGGCTGGCGTGTCGGCGTTCAGCGAGATCACGCAACCGGTGCGCATTCCCCTGCACGATCCGTTGCTCGCCGCGCTGTACGCGGGCGTGATCACAGGCATTGGGCTCGGCCTCATCTTTCGCGCCGGCGGCACCACGGGCGGATCGGATATCATCGCTCGACTGTTGCGCCACCACCGCGGCATTGGCATGGGGAAGACGCTCTTCGCCATCGACTTCGTCGTCATTTTGTCCGTGATGATGCTGATCGGCAAAGAGGTGGCGATGTATTCCTTGGTGGCCCTGTTCGTGGCAAGCCGCGTCATTGACTTTGTCATCGAAGGCGCCTCCAGCGGGCGCGCGATGATGATCGTCTCCGACCACCATCTCGACATCATCGAGGCGATTCACCGCGAGCTCGACCGCGGCACGACCCTCTTGCAGGCCCGCGGCGGATACACGGGGACAAAGCGCGAGGTGATTTACTGCGTGGTGTCCCGCGACGAGGTGTCTCGGGTACAGCGGATCATTGAACATCTTGATCCCCACGCGTTCGTGACGGTCAACCCGGTCCACGAAGTGCTCGGCGAAGGTTTCACGTTTGACGGAGAGGCGAGCTCGTCCGACAGGCGCCGAAAAAAATGGCTGTGA
- the bshA gene encoding N-acetyl-alpha-D-glucosaminyl L-malate synthase BshA, translated as MRVGISCYPTVGGSGAVATELGKALARRGHEVHFIVTDVPFRLGGFVEHVYIHQIEPITYPVLKTPPYDFALASLMARVVDEYELDVLHAHYALPFAVCAHLAREMAHHPVRVVTTLHGTDITVLAQDQSLKSIIKLGIEQSDAVTAVSRSLIADTVRLFETDKRIHCIYNFVDPDVFRPGCGGDLKRYFAPNGERVLLHISNFRPVKRIHDVIAVFAGVAKRMPAKLLLVGEGPDLGAAKRQVEQQGLSDRVHFLGRQDEVAPLFAAADLFLLPSESESFGLVALEAMSCGVPVVGSTSGGIPEVVVHGETGFLAPVGHIREMTGFACQLLLDDALYAAFSERGRERAVREFHVHQKVSEYEALYREVMQAESGDPRHPGSRA; from the coding sequence TTGCGCGTGGGGATCAGCTGCTACCCGACGGTGGGCGGTTCTGGCGCCGTTGCAACAGAGCTCGGCAAGGCGCTGGCGCGGCGCGGACATGAGGTCCACTTTATTGTGACCGACGTTCCGTTTCGGCTCGGCGGCTTCGTGGAGCACGTGTATATCCATCAGATCGAGCCCATCACCTATCCGGTTCTCAAGACGCCGCCTTACGACTTCGCACTCGCCAGTCTCATGGCGCGGGTGGTGGACGAGTACGAGCTCGACGTGTTACACGCGCATTACGCGCTTCCGTTTGCGGTTTGCGCTCACTTGGCGAGGGAGATGGCTCATCATCCCGTCCGCGTCGTGACGACGCTGCACGGCACCGACATCACCGTGCTCGCCCAGGACCAGAGCCTCAAGTCCATCATCAAGCTGGGCATCGAGCAAAGCGACGCGGTGACGGCGGTGAGTCGAAGCCTGATCGCCGACACGGTTCGGCTGTTCGAGACCGACAAGCGGATTCACTGTATTTACAACTTTGTCGACCCTGACGTGTTTCGCCCTGGGTGTGGGGGAGATCTCAAACGCTACTTCGCGCCGAATGGAGAGCGCGTCTTGTTGCACATTTCCAATTTCCGACCCGTCAAACGAATCCATGACGTGATCGCCGTCTTTGCCGGTGTCGCAAAGCGGATGCCCGCGAAGCTCCTGCTCGTCGGCGAGGGTCCCGACTTGGGCGCCGCCAAGCGGCAGGTGGAGCAGCAAGGTCTGTCGGATCGCGTCCACTTCCTGGGCCGCCAGGATGAAGTCGCGCCGCTCTTTGCGGCGGCGGATCTCTTCCTGCTTCCCTCTGAAAGCGAGAGCTTCGGCCTGGTTGCGCTCGAGGCCATGTCGTGTGGCGTGCCCGTCGTGGGATCGACGTCGGGCGGAATTCCAGAGGTGGTCGTGCACGGCGAGACGGGCTTTCTTGCGCCGGTCGGCCACATCCGCGAAATGACGGGCTTCGCCTGTCAACTGCTGCTCGACGACGCCCTGTACGCGGCGTTCTCGGAGCGTGGGCGCGAGCGAGCCGTCCGCGAGTTTCACGTCCATCAAAAGGTGAGCGAATATGAGGCGCTCTACCGCGAGGTGATGCAGGCTGAATCCGGCGACCCTCGTCATCCCGGCTCCCGCGCGTGA
- a CDS encoding nucleotide pyrophosphohydrolase, which produces MHLSEMQKEVDGYIAQFQEGYFQPMTLVVRLAEELGELAREVNHHYGEKPKKPDEPEGDIALEMGDILFVVACLANRLGIDLEEAFAATMNKFRTRDRNRWTPRAGRDDLDEGGRANG; this is translated from the coding sequence GTGCATCTGTCGGAGATGCAGAAGGAAGTCGATGGGTACATCGCCCAATTCCAGGAGGGCTACTTCCAGCCCATGACGCTGGTCGTGCGGCTCGCGGAGGAGCTTGGCGAATTGGCGCGTGAAGTCAACCACCATTATGGCGAAAAGCCGAAAAAGCCCGACGAGCCGGAGGGCGATATCGCGCTCGAAATGGGCGACATTCTGTTTGTCGTCGCGTGTCTCGCCAACCGGCTCGGCATCGATCTGGAGGAGGCGTTTGCGGCGACCATGAACAAGTTTCGCACGCGCGACCGCAATCGGTGGACACCGCGCGCCGGGCGGGACGACCTCGACGAAGGGGGGCGAGCGAATGGCTAA
- a CDS encoding undecaprenyl-diphosphate phosphatase — protein MTYGEAVLFGAVQGLTEFLPISSSGHIVLLQKLMHVDVENNTAFVLMLHLGTLFAVLYAMRKEVRWLIQHPKARETWMVVLALLPTAVIGALFEEWFDDLFASGVTIGLEFFLTGVILWWMDAADAGHKNESTMTAADSLWIGALQGVAILPALSRSGLTIAGGLWRGLGREAATRFSFLLSIPAILGGVLVKLDDLFEAHGSAAVSAGPMFAGMLAALVMGYASVRFTQRLVVRARMRWFAVYTFALAAWILFDQLVQHRWFPPLA, from the coding sequence ATGACTTACGGAGAAGCCGTGCTCTTTGGCGCCGTTCAAGGTTTAACAGAATTTTTGCCCATTTCGAGCTCCGGGCACATTGTCTTATTGCAGAAACTGATGCACGTCGACGTCGAGAACAACACGGCCTTTGTGCTGATGCTGCACTTGGGCACGCTGTTTGCCGTCCTGTACGCGATGCGGAAAGAAGTTCGTTGGCTGATTCAACACCCGAAAGCTCGCGAGACGTGGATGGTGGTCCTGGCGCTTTTGCCCACGGCCGTGATCGGCGCGCTGTTTGAAGAATGGTTTGATGATCTGTTTGCTTCCGGCGTGACCATCGGCCTGGAGTTTTTCCTAACAGGCGTCATTCTTTGGTGGATGGACGCCGCGGACGCGGGTCACAAGAACGAGTCCACCATGACGGCGGCGGACAGCCTGTGGATAGGGGCGCTGCAAGGCGTGGCCATTCTGCCGGCGCTGTCCCGCTCGGGACTCACCATCGCGGGCGGGCTCTGGCGAGGACTTGGACGCGAAGCGGCGACGAGGTTTTCGTTTCTTCTGTCCATTCCAGCCATCCTCGGTGGCGTGCTCGTGAAACTGGACGATCTCTTCGAAGCGCACGGTTCTGCGGCTGTATCGGCTGGCCCGATGTTCGCGGGCATGCTCGCCGCTCTCGTCATGGGGTACGCCTCCGTGCGCTTCACGCAGCGCCTCGTCGTGCGCGCTCGGATGCGGTGGTTCGCCGTCTACACGTTCGCTTTGGCAGCGTGGATTCTATTCGATCAGCTCGTTCAACACCGCTGGTTTCCTCCCCTTGCGTGA
- a CDS encoding YkvI family membrane protein, with protein sequence MKSVKLALQIAAVYIGTIVGAGFASGQEVYQFFGQYGRWSAVGICAATCLFAWWGYHLLALGANWSAASFRDVTASALPRWLARGVDVMIIAMLLGTTTAMLAGTGALFREQLHAPYALGVICAMAVASITTAFGVRGLMGANALIVPLLCLFALGLALATLADPAKRWAVFHPHAAHPSVFAALLSAILYAAMNVGLSMGVLVPLGGKLNQERRALRLGAAFGALGLGALLAALTATLFAHAPEAYTYAVPMGRIAALYPRGVTLLFIALLFGEIYSTLVGNLYSLIGERTVTKRRRFGYAALLLLACALFTPFGFRAIVQYGYTAFGWIALWLLVLLTLSRRTLKTR encoded by the coding sequence GTGAAGTCGGTGAAACTCGCCTTGCAGATTGCCGCGGTTTATATTGGGACCATCGTGGGGGCCGGTTTTGCGTCAGGGCAAGAGGTCTATCAGTTCTTCGGCCAATACGGCCGGTGGAGCGCGGTCGGCATTTGCGCCGCCACGTGTCTGTTCGCATGGTGGGGATACCATTTGCTCGCGCTCGGCGCAAACTGGTCCGCCGCATCCTTTCGAGACGTGACAGCGAGCGCGTTGCCGCGCTGGCTGGCACGAGGCGTGGACGTCATGATCATCGCGATGCTGCTTGGAACCACGACGGCCATGCTGGCCGGTACGGGCGCACTCTTTCGAGAGCAACTGCACGCGCCGTATGCCCTGGGCGTGATCTGCGCGATGGCCGTGGCGAGTATCACGACCGCCTTCGGCGTCCGAGGGCTCATGGGTGCAAACGCACTCATCGTCCCCCTCCTGTGTCTGTTCGCGTTGGGCCTCGCCCTCGCGACGCTGGCCGATCCGGCCAAGCGGTGGGCCGTGTTTCATCCACACGCAGCGCATCCATCGGTTTTCGCAGCTCTCTTGTCTGCAATTCTTTACGCTGCGATGAACGTTGGGCTCTCCATGGGGGTGCTTGTTCCCCTCGGCGGAAAGTTGAATCAAGAACGCCGCGCCCTTCGCCTGGGAGCCGCGTTCGGCGCGCTCGGCCTTGGCGCTCTCTTGGCCGCCCTCACTGCGACGCTCTTCGCTCACGCCCCAGAGGCCTACACGTACGCCGTGCCGATGGGCCGGATCGCGGCCCTCTATCCGCGCGGTGTCACGCTCTTGTTTATTGCGCTGCTCTTTGGGGAAATCTATTCCACACTGGTCGGGAACCTGTACAGCCTCATCGGCGAACGAACGGTCACGAAACGACGGCGCTTTGGATATGCCGCCTTGTTGCTGTTGGCATGTGCGCTGTTTACTCCGTTCGGTTTTCGCGCGATTGTGCAATACGGCTACACGGCCTTCGGCTGGATTGCCCTGTGGCTTCTCGTCCTTTTGACGCTGTCGCGCCGCACGTTGAAGACGCGCTGA
- the dapB gene encoding 4-hydroxy-tetrahydrodipicolinate reductase yields the protein MANREPVRVALAGALGRMGQAALEALGREEDLSLCGLLVRRKSDDVERRLASYGAVYDDPEQLLSTEQPDVWVDLTGPESVVRHVDLALSRGVRVVVGATGYQESDVARWTSLAEAQQVGAAVCPNFAIGALLMMRFAREAARWMPRAEIIELHHDGKRDKPSGTALRTKDMMEVAYDVPIHSVRLPGLVAHQEVIFGGTGETLTLRHDSLSRESFMPGLVLAVRRVMTLRGLVYGLDKLLW from the coding sequence ATGGCTAATCGGGAGCCCGTTCGCGTGGCGCTCGCGGGAGCGCTTGGACGCATGGGGCAGGCAGCGCTCGAAGCGCTTGGGCGCGAAGAGGACCTTTCCCTTTGCGGTCTTCTCGTTCGTAGGAAGTCGGACGACGTAGAGAGGCGACTCGCCTCCTATGGCGCGGTGTACGACGATCCTGAGCAGCTCTTGAGCACCGAGCAACCGGACGTGTGGGTGGACTTGACGGGTCCAGAGTCCGTGGTTCGGCATGTCGATCTCGCCCTGTCGCGTGGCGTCCGCGTCGTGGTCGGCGCGACAGGCTATCAGGAGAGCGATGTGGCGCGGTGGACGAGCCTGGCCGAAGCGCAGCAGGTCGGGGCAGCCGTCTGTCCGAACTTCGCGATTGGGGCGCTTTTGATGATGCGGTTTGCGCGCGAAGCGGCGCGGTGGATGCCTCGCGCAGAGATCATTGAATTGCACCACGACGGGAAACGGGATAAGCCATCCGGCACGGCGCTCCGAACGAAGGACATGATGGAGGTCGCCTACGACGTGCCTATCCATAGCGTCCGCCTGCCGGGCCTCGTGGCCCACCAAGAAGTGATCTTCGGCGGAACGGGGGAAACTTTGACGTTGCGGCACGACTCCCTGAGCCGCGAGAGCTTTATGCCCGGCCTCGTCCTGGCTGTGCGCCGCGTGATGACGCTCAGAGGTCTGGTCTACGGATTGGACAAGCTTTTATGGTGA
- a CDS encoding YpiB family protein, which produces MGTTVSVAEKKHFLRWFLANYRLQSREAEMLLRYMMSRENILERVHFVDHFRQFSRVIVVSTTCVHVAPFRYYRRNKPVTTDVEQAFMDLYQHPDEDIYVGLFFKDRSTCPEFASVLEEPARPDLDPAVREMLSVQADLVIEQALRAYRREQLMRAVDAALDAGDKRAFLAASERLIQFDRGDYLEDSPA; this is translated from the coding sequence ATGGGAACCACCGTGAGCGTCGCGGAGAAGAAGCATTTCCTGCGCTGGTTTCTAGCCAACTACCGATTGCAGAGCCGTGAAGCCGAGATGTTGCTGCGCTACATGATGTCGCGCGAAAACATTCTCGAGCGCGTTCACTTCGTAGACCATTTTCGCCAGTTTTCGCGCGTCATCGTGGTATCCACCACGTGTGTGCACGTGGCGCCGTTCAGGTACTATCGGCGGAACAAACCGGTCACCACGGACGTCGAGCAGGCGTTCATGGACTTGTACCAGCATCCGGACGAGGACATCTATGTCGGGCTGTTTTTCAAAGACCGAAGCACATGTCCGGAGTTTGCCTCTGTCCTCGAGGAACCCGCGCGGCCTGACCTCGATCCGGCTGTGCGCGAGATGCTCTCCGTCCAGGCGGACCTCGTCATCGAACAGGCGTTGAGAGCGTATCGGCGCGAACAACTGATGCGAGCCGTGGATGCCGCGCTCGACGCTGGCGACAAGCGCGCGTTTCTCGCGGCGAGCGAGCGGCTGATCCAGTTTGACCGCGGGGACTATCTCGAAGATTCCCCGGCCTAA
- a CDS encoding biotin--[acetyl-CoA-carboxylase] ligase, translated as MALEDSRVRDRLIEAFSEADGPLSGEELSQRLGLSRTAIWKHIKALEHVGFVFEASPRVGYRVVRVPDELMAPLVQPHLPADCLLGSPILWAESRASTNDTALELAEKGLPHGAVVTAGEQTGGRGRRDRAWASPRGGMWFTVLVRNPCALRHAPDLTLLAALAVCRSLRSQGVPAWIKWPNDILLNGKKVCGILAQIRAEGEMVDHAVIGIGLNANFPIDELPEDIRHRATTVLHETGSPLDRPRTLAQILTEMDRLYRDLRDGRGFEAVYAEWTSLCATLGQAVEVAVGEERVRGIARAIQPDGSLVLETAPGVTRIVVSGEVLFSEREQV; from the coding sequence ATGGCCTTGGAGGACAGCCGGGTGCGAGATCGGCTGATTGAGGCGTTTTCCGAGGCCGATGGGCCGCTGTCCGGGGAAGAACTCAGTCAGCGGCTAGGCCTGTCGCGGACGGCGATTTGGAAACACATTAAGGCGCTTGAACACGTGGGGTTCGTGTTCGAGGCGTCGCCGCGGGTGGGCTACCGCGTCGTGCGGGTGCCCGACGAGCTCATGGCGCCGTTGGTCCAGCCGCACCTTCCTGCGGATTGTCTGCTCGGCTCGCCGATCCTCTGGGCCGAGTCGCGCGCGTCGACGAATGATACGGCGCTTGAGCTGGCGGAAAAGGGACTGCCGCACGGCGCCGTCGTCACCGCCGGGGAACAGACCGGCGGGCGCGGCCGACGCGATCGCGCCTGGGCCTCGCCCCGCGGAGGCATGTGGTTCACCGTGCTCGTGCGCAATCCTTGCGCGCTTCGGCACGCTCCCGACCTCACGCTCCTGGCGGCCCTCGCCGTCTGCCGGTCCCTGCGCAGCCAAGGGGTCCCGGCGTGGATCAAGTGGCCCAATGACATCCTGCTCAACGGAAAAAAGGTGTGCGGCATTCTCGCGCAAATCCGGGCAGAAGGGGAGATGGTCGATCACGCCGTGATCGGGATCGGCCTGAACGCGAACTTCCCCATCGATGAGCTTCCGGAGGATATCCGTCATCGAGCGACGACCGTGCTCCATGAGACGGGCTCGCCGCTCGATCGCCCGAGAACCCTCGCGCAGATCCTGACCGAGATGGACCGGTTGTACCGCGACTTGCGCGATGGGCGCGGCTTTGAAGCCGTCTACGCGGAGTGGACATCCCTTTGCGCCACCCTGGGTCAGGCGGTCGAGGTGGCGGTGGGAGAAGAGCGCGTGCGAGGCATCGCGCGGGCGATTCAGCCCGATGGCAGCCTCGTCCTCGAGACCGCGCCCGGCGTGACGCGCATCGTGGTGAGCGGCGAGGTGCTGTTCTCCGAGCGCGAACAGGTCTAG